DNA from Acidobacteriota bacterium:
CAATCACCAAGAATAACTATAAGCTATCTCAGATAACCGATAATCCGAAATGCCCGATGAAAATGTCAGATGATCGATGACAAATGGAATTCTCTTAGAAGTATTTCCTCCCCCCCTCATACCTTGCGGAGAAGTAGCTGTCCGCCATCCGGTCGGTGCGGATCCGCTTGCCGGCGCCCGGCGCGTGGATGAACGCGCCGTCGCCGCAGTAGATGCCCACGTGGGAGACGCGCCCGTTCCGGGCGATGGAGAAGAACACCAGGTCCCCCTTCTGCAGGCGGTGGGCGGCCACCTCGCGACCGGCGTCGTACTGCGCCGCCGCCGAGCGGGGCAGGTTCAGGCCGTTGAGCTGGTACACCGCCTGGGCCAGGCCGCTGCAGTCGAAGCCCTCCTCCGGCGACGTACCGCCCCACTGGTACGGCGTGCCGATGAAACTCTCGGCGGTGCGGACGATCCGGTCGCGGAGGAAGTCCTCGCCCTTGCTCTCCGCCTCGGCCACGGAGTACGTTTCAGGGCTCACGATGAAGTAGTCGTCGATGGCGCCGGACCGTCGCAGGCGCTCCGCCTCGCCGCGGGCCGCCTCGCGGGTGGCGAAGTCGCCGAAGCGCACCTTGTACAGGCCCGACTTGTAGAGGAAATAGAAGGCATCGAGGCCCTGCAGCCGGAGCGCCCGGGTGAAGCGCTCGGCGTTGGCCAC
Protein-coding regions in this window:
- a CDS encoding hydrolase, whose product is MAAALAAVAIALALAAGGCGKKPRTPVPDAPPTAPPTARPVPGAPGLARTGYAIQVGAFAQVANAERFTRALRLQGLDAFYFLYKSGLYKVRFGDFATREAARGEAERLRRSGAIDDYFIVSPETYSVAEAESKGEDFLRDRIVRTAESFIGTPYQWGGTSPEEGFDCSGLAQAVYQLNGLNLPRSAAAQYDAGREVAAHRLQKGDLVFFSIARNGRVSHVGIYCGDGAFIHAPGAGKRIRTDRMADSYFSARYEGGRKYF